A DNA window from Acidobacteriota bacterium contains the following coding sequences:
- the rpsG gene encoding 30S ribosomal protein S7 gives MPRKGYIAKREVAADPVYGSTLVTKFVNSMMWGGKKSTAQGIFYESMKNLEAKGGDEALKLFKKAVENVKPLLEVKSRRVGGANYQVPIEVNPERRTSLAIRWLVTYGRARGEKGMVEKLTAELLDAANGRGAAMKKKEDVHRMAEANKAFAHYRW, from the coding sequence ATGCCGAGAAAAGGTTATATCGCGAAGCGTGAAGTTGCGGCCGACCCGGTCTATGGATCGACACTGGTGACGAAGTTCGTCAACTCGATGATGTGGGGCGGCAAGAAGTCGACCGCGCAGGGAATCTTCTACGAGTCGATGAAGAACCTCGAGGCCAAGGGCGGCGACGAGGCGTTGAAGCTCTTCAAGAAGGCTGTCGAGAATGTGAAGCCGCTTCTGGAAGTCAAGAGCCGCCGCGTTGGCGGTGCGAACTACCAGGTGCCGATCGAGGTTAATCCCGAACGCCGCACCTCGCTGGCGATCCGCTGGCTCGTGACCTACGGTCGTGCCCGCGGAGAGAAGGGCATGGTTGAGAAGCTGACCGCAGAGCTGCTGGATGCGGCGAATGGTCGTGGCGCGGCGATGAAGAAGAAGGAAGACGTTCATCGTATGGCCGAGGCGAACAAGGCTTTTGCGCACTATCGCTGGTAA
- a CDS encoding 30S ribosomal protein S12: protein MPTFHQLVKQGRTPTRYKTASPALQGSPQRRGVCTRVYTQTPKKPNSALRKVARVRLTNGIEVTTYIPGIGHNLQEHSIVLIRGGRVKDLPGVRYHVVRGTLDSVGVANRKQSRSKYGAKRPKAAAK, encoded by the coding sequence GTGCCTACGTTTCATCAGCTCGTCAAGCAGGGCCGCACGCCCACCCGTTATAAGACCGCCTCGCCCGCTCTGCAAGGTTCGCCCCAGCGCCGTGGCGTCTGCACCCGCGTCTACACCCAGACGCCGAAGAAGCCGAACTCGGCGCTCCGCAAGGTTGCCCGCGTCCGCCTGACCAACGGCATCGAAGTCACGACCTACATTCCGGGCATCGGCCACAACCTGCAGGAGCACTCGATCGTGCTCATCCGCGGCGGCCGTGTGAAGGACCTGCCGGGCGTCCGTTATCACGTGGTGCGTGGCACGCTCGACTCGGTCGGCGTGGCCAACCGCAAGCAGAGCCGCTCGAAGTACGGCGCGAAGCGTCCGAAGGCTGCTGCTAAATAA